The window GAGCTGAAACCTTCCTGCCATTGTGTTCTCTATAAAATGCAAAGACTCTAGCTCGTGACTGATGCGACTATACAACAAAAGGATATCaaagaaatgatataaaattgtctCATATGATAAACTGCATTGTGGTAGGACATCAGCATAATGAACTACGAACTGTGCAGATCGAGGAGTGTTTCCCAGCTCCAAGAGAAAAAGCGAATAAGGTCAAAGTAGGCGATATAGTCACATTATTCAAGGTTCCAGCTGTACTGTGCATACCACTAGATTTTTTTTCACCACTGCAGAGAATATTGATCCAGTGCTTGCAAACAAAACAATAGAGTAACAGAGGATGTCATATCACCTCTTGAACCAACAAAGCGTATCAGCAGATGTAACAGCACAATCATCTCAACTGTTGTTCAGCAGTTCAACTTGATCATTTGCACCACCAATGGTAATTCCTATGAGAAGAATATAAGTCAATAACAATTGAAAAACATGGACCAAAAAATAACTGATAAGAGGTGGTGAAACATAAATGAAACACTTATTATATATCTCACCTTGCAGAAAATACTAGCTTTTGCTACTAGTCAAAGAACAATTAAGAAATGACATGTACTGCAAGAAATCAAGAATTAAATATTCGTCAAGACATCTAATCTACCTCAAAGCAAAAGATAACGGTATTCAGTGATTTACTTAACCAAGAAGCATTTTAGATTTTGTTTTGGTGTGGGCCCATTCGTAATTTATATCTATGTTTTGTATGCACATGAAAGCGAAAGAATACCAGAATGAACGCATATTTTTCTACAGTTCAGAACAAAGAATGCAGACCAAAGAAATAAGAAACTAAGTAACCACCCTAAATTCCAACATAGATTGAAGCTCGAGCAATTGACAAGGCAATATCCAGAATCCAGACATTAGAGTCCAGTTGCTTAAACTGAAAGAGAAAAGAGTTCAGCATTGACTCGCCAATTGGTTATTGTTCTATTATGCAACACAAACAAAATGCTGACTATTGGTCACTTTGGTTCCTTAATTTGTCAACTCTCGTGATTCAGTGAGATTATATTATCCAATATACCACAACAGAACAAGATGGAAGAACAATTATAAACCGGTGCCAGGATACAACTATATTGTTCCTCAAGTGTATGCTTGCTGGTAAGCAAATTACTTTTTAATGGTGCCACTTGACTAAACGTACAAGCCCAAACTCTAGCAGTAAACACAATGATCACTGTTTAGATTTAGATGTGTAGCCCAACTGAACATCAAATAATTGATTATGAATTATGCTATAAGCAAATTGCGGGATGTGACTCTGGAACTCTCGATGAAGAGCAAATATATGAAACACATGCAAGTAACAATGCCAGGACTTCCTCCTATACATCTTCTAGTTGTGAAAGGGTTATTTTTCGCTCTCGCGTAGTTGCGTGAATGACTTGTTAGTAACTTGGTGCAAATCCTACTAGAACGAGCAGCAGCAGGAGGATCCAGAGTATTAATTGCTCATCATTTAGTTAGCAGTTCTTTCAAAAGAAGCTCCATGAAAACTTATCATTTGTAAATGAACTACGGCTGACTCATATATTGTAAAGCATCTTGAAGGTGGATATAGTTGAAAGATTAAAGTGAACTCTGCAACACTGTAAATATTGGCGGTACCTGGAGTGTAGAAACTTGTGTAATGAAAAACATATTGTCTGCCGATTCGTTTCTTCGACACCTCCTCTATCTTCATGGACTTGAGATGGATCATATAGATGCTAGGATACACATCGATGAAGATCACATCCGCATCTACCGCACAACCAACTGCATGGGCTCCAATACCTCCAACCATACACGCTGACACCGCTTCAGGCGCAAGAATTTTTTCGAGTTCAATGACCCTTAGATGTGTCCATGTCACCACCCCGTCAATGCTCGCCACCTTTGACCACAGATTAAGATTGAAATTGAATCGTTCCACTCCAGCTAAACCGAGGCATCCATCCTTTGTCGGCATGATGATAGTCTGATCGTAGGTATATGGCACCTCCTCAACTAAATCCAAGCTATGCTTATCCAAAAGGAACTCCATGATGTTATTGTTATCCAACGGGAAGTAGATCGTGTTTCCAACCAGAGCCGTCGGCTTTGGCAGAATTAATGCATCTGGTATAACAATCGAAGTGATCTCACCCCAGGCACCGGTCACGGACGAGAAGACGCATGCGGAGGTGATGAAATCCCTGTCGTCACTGAACACGAACACCACGAGAAACGGGCACAAATGGCAGTCGCGGTGGTCGGCGTGGCCGGCCGCGCACAGAACCACGCCATTGTACTGAGCATAGTCCTGCGCGGGGAGCGGTAGGTACTGCTTGTCGCCGGTCACGAGGTCCCAGACAAGCAGCATCCCAGTGCGGCAGCTCTCAATGAGGGCGCGGCCGTGGCGGCAGTCGAGGGCCCACCAGTCATCTGGGGACATCGTGGCGGTGGAGAGCGCGAAGCCGCCAGAGGTGGGGACGAAGAAGGGAGGCCCTTTCTGGTTGAAGAAGCCGAGCACGGGAGGTGTGCCGCCGTGGAAATCATGGAAGCGGCGGAGGAAGCGGGCGTCATGGACGAGGCCGCGCCAGTGCTTGCAGACGAAGGAGGCGCGGAAGAGGTGGATCGGCTCCGGCGGGAGGCGCAGGAATATCTCCCGAAGGAGATCGTCCGGGGGAagtggcgcggcggcggccgctGGCGAGCTTGTCTGTGCCTCCATGGGGTTCGGGGGAAAGTGGGTGTGTGTAGGCTTTGGGCTTTGAGAGAACGAACAAAATAACTGGGCTCTGCTTTAAGTTAGGGCGAGTACTAGGTGACTTCCAACTCCGGCTCGCCGGGGCAGAAGGAATCTGCGGCCAGGGGCAGCGGAAGAAGTGTGCGTGGGCGCTAAGGTTGGAGGTAGGGACCTACGAGGGATAGGAGCTAGCCGGCGGCGGGATCTGGAGGAGGAAGGCGAGGAGCGTGGCCACCACCGTGCGTGGATGCggttgagagagaaagagagaaggggatctggaggaAGAAGGTACAGGAAGAAGGTAGAGGAAGAAACAAGATAAGGTGGGGGCAGGGAGGTGCGCGAGATGTATGATGCGCCTCGATCACGTGGCTCGCGCGTGACCGGGTGAAGATCAGCCGGTCGGCCAGGCACAAGCGTTTCCCTTAAGTTAGGCCCCCTTCCACCCTTCGTCAAAAAGAAAATCGAAAAACACTTCCAAAGCATCATCACATTGAGAACACATTGACCAATCTCAAAGCATCCTCCCATTGGTCATCGATTTAATATGAAATCGACTCTAAAGTTGGTGGCAGATGTGAGTGGTGTCATCCTTTCCTCAGCAACCTTCGTTAATCTTCTCTCAACATTGGTAGGTAGATAAACAAAATATGAATTATATAacataatatatataataaaaaacTATTTTTAAATATAAATTTACTAATATGACATATAGCTTGCAAAATGTCAAAAACCTTGAGGCAAACAACCGGTTAATGTCCTAGGACCTCAGGCTCAATCACATTGCATAAATACTACACACTATACAAACCCATATACCTTCGAGACACTCATGGCTAAGTGCAAGAAAACTCAACTCATATATCATAATTGAGGTCAGCATAAGAAAAAGCCAATTACATATACAACATTCAATGTGGACCGTCTGATATTTCAGGCTCCTCTTTAACCTTGCGATTGTTGGAGAGAATGTTTTGATCTTCCACTTCACAGAAATGGCCTCACCGCTTGCATTTTCACTCCAACGCTAGTGCACATTCTTACTGTAACTGGAAGGCATTAAGAAACTACCATGTCACCAGAGTGGAGGAAAGGTTCTCAGGGAAAATAGTAACTTCAAGTAAATACTACAATAACTTATAAATACTAAATGTAAAAGTTTACAGATGTAATCGTTTCAATCATTTATGGACACTACATATTCATATAAAAATCTCCCTAAAAAGCAAACAGAATACTTTCTAAAATCTTAGCCATTAAAACTTGAGTTCTACATATATAGGTTGAAATGGTGCTTTTTGTAATGAAAACAAAATGGAAGAATTAACATGTGACTAGACCAAGCAAAGAGGAAAGGTTCTTGGGACAAACTTTAACTTTGAAATAAATAttaaaaacttcataaaaaattacAAATGGTATTCATAGATTTGTTTCTCCAAAAAAAACTAAATACTTCCCTaaattttcaaacattaaaacttgaCTTCTACATAGGTCGTGATGGTGCTCTTCTTAATAAAAAAATGCAAGAATTACCATGTCACTAGAGATAGCAGAGTGGATTGGTTCCCGGGACAAatttaaactaaaaataaaatttaaaaactTCCAAAAATGTAAAAATTACACATGTATTTTCTTGAATCATTTATATGGGTATTCATAGATTTTCTCCATCGATAAAAAAACTCAATACTTCCCtcaattttcaaatattaaaactttagATACACAGGTCGCAACAATGATCTTTTTTTTGTATGAAAAAAATGCAAGCCCATGCATGCTACCTAAACATTTTACATGTCTATTTTTTCCTGATTATTTTTCACATTTAGGAAACTTCTTTTTCGCTGCTCAAGCTCATTTGCGATGTATGCGGGTTGGCGCACAGGATTGGCGGGAAAGATATCCTCACTTAACCCATTGATGTTTCTCTACTGACATA is drawn from Triticum dicoccoides isolate Atlit2015 ecotype Zavitan chromosome 4A, WEW_v2.0, whole genome shotgun sequence and contains these coding sequences:
- the LOC119283899 gene encoding uncharacterized protein LOC119283899, with the translated sequence MEAQTSSPAAAAAPLPPDDLLREIFLRLPPEPIHLFRASFVCKHWRGLVHDARFLRRFHDFHGGTPPVLGFFNQKGPPFFVPTSGGFALSTATMSPDDWWALDCRHGRALIESCRTGMLLVWDLVTGDKQYLPLPAQDYAQYNGVVLCAAGHADHRDCHLCPFLVVFVFSDDRDFITSACVFSSVTGAWGEITSIVIPDALILPKPTALVGNTIYFPLDNNNIMEFLLDKHSLDLVEEVPYTYDQTIIMPTKDGCLGLAGVERFNFNLNLWSKVASIDGVVTWTHLRVIELEKILAPEAVSACMVGGIGAHAVGCAVDADVIFIDVYPSIYMIHLKSMKIEEVSKKRIGRQYVFHYTSFYTPGITIGGANDQVELLNNS